One stretch of Streptomyces sp. NBC_01142 DNA includes these proteins:
- a CDS encoding tyrosine-protein phosphatase, translating into MNAIPAITVANLRDLGSTPLTDGRSVRPGLLFRSGRLDQLDPAVDPAVAALGITTIVDFRTEGERRTRPDRIPEGGRLLLADVLADQVASGRLPAAARLSQVLADPAVAEQELGGGKAQTLFTDTYRSFVTTDSARAAYRAFLNELAEPDVGPLLFHCTAGKDRTGWAAAIVLTLLGAAPETVEAEYLAVNPAVRQAFAPLIEGFTAQGGDPEIALAIIGVVPEYLAAALDEVDARYGSMEKYVRDGLGVPAAAIARNRERLTVKG; encoded by the coding sequence ATGAACGCGATCCCCGCCATCACCGTCGCCAACCTCCGCGACCTCGGCTCCACGCCCCTGACGGACGGCAGATCCGTACGCCCCGGCCTCCTCTTCCGGTCCGGCCGGCTCGACCAGCTGGACCCCGCCGTCGATCCGGCCGTCGCCGCGCTCGGGATCACCACGATCGTCGACTTCCGCACCGAGGGCGAGCGCCGCACCCGCCCCGACCGCATCCCCGAGGGCGGCCGGCTCCTGCTCGCCGATGTACTCGCCGACCAGGTCGCCTCCGGGCGGCTGCCGGCCGCCGCCCGGCTGAGCCAGGTACTGGCCGATCCTGCCGTCGCCGAACAGGAGTTGGGCGGCGGAAAGGCACAGACCCTCTTCACCGACACCTACCGCTCGTTCGTCACCACCGACTCCGCGCGCGCCGCCTACCGGGCCTTTCTCAACGAGCTCGCCGAACCCGACGTGGGCCCGCTGCTCTTCCACTGCACGGCGGGCAAGGACCGCACCGGCTGGGCCGCGGCGATCGTTCTCACCCTCCTCGGCGCGGCCCCCGAGACGGTCGAGGCCGAGTACCTCGCCGTCAACCCGGCCGTACGGCAGGCCTTCGCGCCGCTGATCGAGGGCTTCACCGCGCAGGGCGGCGACCCCGAGATCGCCCTCGCGATCATCGGTGTCGTGCCCGAGTACCTCGCCGCGGCCCTGGACGAGGTCGACGCCCGCTACGGCTCGATGGAGAAGTACGTACGCGATGGCCTCGGCGTCCCGGCAGCGGCGATCGCGCGGAACCGCGAGCGGCTGACCGTGAAGGGGTGA